A single Syngnathoides biaculeatus isolate LvHL_M chromosome 18, ASM1980259v1, whole genome shotgun sequence DNA region contains:
- the LOC133491669 gene encoding lysophosphatidic acid receptor 6-like, which yields MYNNVSAWMRCNKSDDFKYPLYSAVFSLVFVFGFLFNLVAVYIFGCTLKLRNETTTYMVNLVVSDSLFVLSLPFRIVYFIKREWVFGSELCKISVALFYTNMYGSILFLTCISVDRFLAIVHPFRSQNLRTKRNARMACVAVWVLVLSGSIPTGFLLDTTSPRNVNASSNYCFENYSSNQWRSELSKVVMFIETVGFVIPLTVNVFCSAMVLRTLKRPQTVSRGGGLNKAKILRMIVVHLLIFCFCFIPYNVNLMFYSLVRTKVLKGCYAEYVVRTIYPISLCIAVTNCCFDPVVYYFTSETIQSSIKRKSTVWHNGVKLLDRLQGDSAQSSPNSTPKSLPSRSLRNANALQQPKDDFAL from the coding sequence atgtacaacaaCGTCAGCGCTTGGATGAGGTGCAACAAGAGCGACGACTTCAAGTACCCTTTGTACAGCGCCGTTTTCAGTCTGGTCTTCGTCTTCGGGTTCCTTTTCAACCTCGTGGCCGTCTACATTTTCGGCTGCACGCTGAAGCTGAGGAACGAGACCACGACCTACATGGTGAACCTGGTGGTGTCGGACTCGCTCTTCGTCCTGAGCCTGCCTTTTCGGATCGTCTACTTCATCAAACGGGAATGGGTGTTCGGGAGCGAGCTGTGCAAGATTTCCGTGGCGCTTTTCTATACCAACATGTACGGCAGCATCCTCTTCCTCACCTGCATCAGCGTGGACCGCTTCCTGGCCATCGTGCACCCGTTTCGCTCCCAAAATCTTCGGACCAAGCGGAACGCCAGAATGGCCTGCGTCGCGGTGTGGGTGTTGGTCCTTTCTGGGAGCATCCCCACCGGGTTCCTCCTGGACACCACCTCGCCCAGAAACGTCAACGCCTCTTCCAACTACTGCTTCGAAAACTACTCCAGCAACCAGTGGAGGTCGGAGCTGTCCAAGGTGGTGATGTTCATCGAGACGGTGGGCTTCGTCATTCCGCTGACGGTCAACGTTTTCTGCTCCGCGATGGTTCTTCGGACTTTGAAGAGGCCCCAGACCGTCAGCCGCGGCGGCGGCCTCAATAAGGCCAAAATCCTGAGGATGATCGTCGTGCATCTGCTCATCTTCTGCTTCTGTTTCATTCCCTACAACGTCAACCTCATGTTCTACTCTCTGGTCCGGACTAAAGTCCTCAAAGGATGCTACGCCGAGTACGTGGTCAGAACCATCTACCCCATCTCGCTGTGCATCGCCGTGACCAACTGCTGCTTCGATCCCGTTGTTTATTACTTCACTTCGGAGACCATTCAGAGCTCCATCAAACGCAAGTCCACCGTGTGGCACAACGGCGTCAAGCTTCTGGACAGATTGCAAGGGGACAGCGCGCAGAGCAGCCCGAATTCGACGCCCAAAAGTCTGCCCTCGAGGTCTCTGAGAAACGCTAACGCTTTGCAGCAGCCCAAAGACGACTTCGCCCTGTGA
- the rb1 gene encoding retinoblastoma-associated protein: protein MPPKRRSAGTTQNKEARSRSSPGITTSPELSVKKHGDKDADFVALCKSLHVSDVVCERTWKMYKSLQESLNEFAEDEKRLWAACLFAVVTDMDGVSFTVTQVLQAVSMNVKQFAALVRKLDVNLDTISTKVNSALARLENEYDVTLALHQRFEKTCRRIFAVPPEAKESDLLRTCWTTFLLAKGRALQMEDDLVISFQLLLCTLELFIKRCPPELLQPLYQSAISKVQSPVTRTSRRNQKNAKARLAEPEADAALLEALCKENDCDINEVNNVYQTSFSGFLVSLELHKFPGLPQAADVNRQYQEHYRKSRDIDARLFMDNDVTLKVDAAQLERTPKKNAMEEDSVSVPQTPIRAAMTSIQHLRGDLTSRGDRPFTNLTTYFKNCTVDPTQNVLRRLETTGATFSQRFAEAVGPRYITLGKQRFTLGVKLYYKVMEAMLKSEEKRLSVPNFSKLLNNSTFHTSLLACALEVVMATYGESSFRTGGYNHGRGGGPAEGDMCFPWILHVLDLSAFDFYKVIESFIKTGATLSKDIVKHLETCENLIMERIAWETGSPLFELLKQDQEGGATEQAETPVSFGQALQHEHTAADLYLSPVRPCPRVPPPDSAATAKSQAGPSPSSQPAPQAVGQNPRQPKSNSLSLFYKKLYRLAYTRLKVLCSYLLSSHPELEPIIWTLFQYTLQHKYELMRDRHLDQLMMSAMYAICKVKGVDLRFKTIVSSYKDMANTSQETFMHVLITEGNYDSIIIFYNQVFMQRLKTNILQYASTRPPTLSPIPQIPRSPYKFPSSPLRVPGSNNVYVSPMKNPGIMTPRSRMLVSIGESFGPPNRFQKINQMVNSGDRSAKRTSDHGGAPKPLKRLRFDVDGQDEPDGSKSDGDSTLIQRLNDLTSARSRMQEQMMLEGAESRKELH, encoded by the exons ATGCCACCGAAGAGGCGGAGTGCCGGGACGACCCAAAACAAAGAGGCCAGGAGCAGATCTTCTCCGGGCATCACGACCAGCCCGGAGTTGTCGGTTAAAAA GCACGGCGACAAGGACGCGGACTTTGTGGCTTTGTGCAAAAGCCTTCATGTGTCTGATGTGGTTTGTGAGCGCACCTGGAAGATGTACAAAAGTCTTCAAGAGTCCCTGAATGAGTTTGCT GAAGACGAAAAAAGGTTGTGGGCTGCCTGCCTGTTTGCGGTCGTCACCGATATGGATGGCGTCTCCTTCACCGTCACTCAGGTCCTACAAGCAGTCTCCATGAA CGTGAAGCAGTTTGCGGCCCTGGTTCGCAAGTTGGACGTCAACTTGGACACGATAAGCACGAAGGTGAATTCGGCGCTGGCGCGCTTGGAGAACGAATACGACGTGACTCTGGCCCTTCACCAGCGCTTTGAGAA gacgTGCAGAAGAATCTTTGCCGTGCCCCCGGAGGCAAA GGAGAGCGACCTCTTACGGACGTGTTGGACGACGTTTCTTTTGGCCAAAG GAAGGGCCTTGCAGATGGAAGACGACCTGGTCATCTCCTTTCAGTTGCTGCTGTGCACGCTCGAGTTGTTCATCAAGCGATGCCCGCCGGAGCTGCTGCAGCCTCTTTATC AGTCCGCCATCAGCAAAGTTCAGAGCCCCGTGACGCGAACGTCTCGGCGCAACCAGAAAAACGCCAAAGCGCGACTTGCGGAGCCAGAGGCGGACGCGGCGCTTCTGGAAGCCTTGTGCAAGGAGAACGACTGCGACATCAACGAG GTCAACAATGTGTATCAGACCAGTTTCTCCGGCTTCCTGGTGTCTCTGGAGCTTCACAAATTTCCCGGCCTTCCTCAG GCCGCTGACGTCAACCGGCAGTACCAAGAGCACTACCGCAAGAGTCGAGACATCGACGCGCGGCTGTTTATGGACAACGACGTGACACTCAAAGTGGACGC GGCACAATTGGAGAGAACGCCAAAGAAGAACGCGATGGAAGAAGATTCCGTGTCCGTCCCTCAGACTCCCATCAG AGCGGCGATGACCTCCATTCAGCATTTGAGGGGAGACCTCACCTCTCGCGGCGACCGGCCGTTTACCAACTTGACGACCTACTTCAAG AACTGTACCGTGGACCCCACTCAGAACGTGCTGAGGCGCTTGGAGACGACGGGAGCAACTTTCAGCCAGCGCTTCGCCGAGGCCGTCGGGCCGCGCTACATCACGCTCGGAAAGCAG AGGTTTACCCTTGGTGTCAAACTCTACTACAAAGTCATGGAGGCGATGCTGAAATCG GAAGAGAAACGACTGTCTGTGCCGAATTTCAG CAAACTCCTCAACAACTCCACATTTCACACGTCACTCTTGGCCTGTGCTCTGGAGGTTGTCATGGCAACGTACGGAG AGAGCAGTTTTAGGACCGGGGGTTACAATCACGGACGTGGCGGCGGCCCGGCCGAAGGGGACATGTGCTTTCCGTGGATACTGCACGTGTTGGACCTCAGCGCCTTCGACTTCTACAAAGTCATCGAGAGTTTTATCAAAACGGGCGCCACTTTGAGCAAAGACATCGTCAAACATCTGGAGACCTGCGAGAACCTCATCATGGAACGGATCGCGTGGGAGACG GGTTCGCCTCTTTTCGAGCTCTTGAAGCAGGACCAAGAGGGCGGCGCCACGGAACAAGCGGAGACGCCCGTGAGTTTCGGCCAAGCCTTGCAGCACGAGCACACCGCCGCCGACCT GTATCTGTCCCCCGTTCGCCCGTGCCCGCGCGTCCCGCCGCCAGACTCCGCCGCGACGGCCAAGTCTCAAGCCGGCCCTTCCCCGTCGAGCCAGCCCGCCCCCCAGGCCGTGGGCCAAAACCCTCGGCAGCCCAAGTCCAACTCACTGAGCCTCTTCTATAAGAAAT TGTACCGGCTGGCCTACACCCGACTGAAGGTGCTCTGCTCGTATCTCCTGTCCTCCCACCCGGAACTGGAGCCCATCATCTGGACGCTCTTCCAGTACACTCTGCAGCACAAGTACGAGCTGATGAGGGATCGTCACCTGGACCAG CTGATGATGTCAGCCATGTACGCCATCTGCAAAGTGAAGGGCGTCGATCTGCGCTTCAAAACCATTGTGTCGTCGTACAAGGACATGGCCAACACCAGCCAGGAG ACCTTCATGCACGTCTTGATCACTGAGGGCAACTACGACTCCATCATCATCTTCTACAACCAGGTTTTCATGCAgaggctgaaaaccaacatcCTGCAGTACGCGTCCACGAGG CCGCCCACCCTCTCTCCGATCCCACAAATCCCACGCAGCCCTTATAAATTTCCCAGCTCACCTCTGCGCGTGCCCGGAAGCAACAACGTCTACGTCTCGCCCATGAAGAACCCTGGCATCATGACCCCTCGCAGCAG GATGCTGGTTTCCATTGGTGAATCATTTGGG CCGCCCAATCGCTTCCAAAAGATCAACCAGATGGTGAACAGCGGCGACCGTTCCGCGAAGAGAACCTCGGATCACGGCGGCGCTCCCAAGCCTCTGAAGAGGTTACGATTCGATGTTGATGGGCAAGATGAACCCGACGGAAG CAAATCTGACGGCGATTCGACCCTGATCCAGCGGCTCAATGACTTGA CGTCCGCCCGCAGCCGCATGCAGGAGCAGATGATGCTGGAGGGTGCGGAGTCCCGCAAGGAGCTGCACTGA